The Salmo salar chromosome ssa04, Ssal_v3.1, whole genome shotgun sequence genomic sequence TGGAGATGAAATGGCACTCTGCCATTACCCTAAGGCCCATGGTCATAAATCACCATAATCAAACGAGAGATATACATTTACTATTGAGATTTTGGAATAGGAAAATAAACAGAAGCTGCTTAATCGACTTAGGGATCAGTCAAAATCAGCCAAGTAGTTTTGTACACAGCCTTGGTACTATCTGAGTGTATATCTGTGTAGTTACTGTTTATGCCCAACTGACCCATGCACACAGGTCAGGTTCAGACCTGGAGAGAGGAAGTGGGCAGTGAACTACAGGTCAGTGGTCTGGACAACAGTCCTGATGGACAGATACAGTACCTACTTCTTCTTTTCGTGAGCAGAGAACTCTAACAGGGATGTGGTCTCGGGAGTATGAtggtatatgtttgtgtgtgttgtgggggaGAAGCTCTATATGCATCACATACTGTACGTACTACCCCTTTCAAATCATGACTCTCCAGAAGGGCTTCCCTCACTCTTGTGACTCCCTCCTCTGCTCTCACAGTTAGGAGGAACACTGACAGATTCCCCCTCTCTTGGTCACTTTTTAGTTTCAATACCTTTTTATTTTCATTACCTTTCCTTCCAAATTTTAGCAATCAGAGAGCACTCACGATACCACGGAACACTGAAACTTTTGCTCTGCTCTATTGCAGTGTGCGGACAGTACCTGACCACAGCAATCCATTTCCTTAATTCTCTGAAAAAGAGCGCCACCATGTGGTAGTCTCCGAAAGAGGTGCCAGTTTAGATCCCGTGACTGTCTCGGCCTCACGGTTTACGTGTGTAGATCTACACGCGTGCGTGTTCGTGGGTGGAGTCTGTTTTTAAGGGCTGCGGACTCTTTTCGTTGCATTCCACCCAGAGAGGAAGTCCGCCTTGTGTAGTGTAATACCAAATGGGCGCTTGGGGAGACTACCAAGCAAGCAGGGCTGAGGCATTCCTTTTGACTCTAGTTAGCGATGACATTTGAACtttaggctgaggtcagggtttgGAAGCCTACCTCAGCTATAAGAAGTCCCAAAGTTAATCTCTAAAGGCTAtagagagagtttgagagaggGTTCTGAGAAGTACTCATGGCCAATTGTAAGGGTTTTCTACAATCTCAATCTCCCACTGTACATCGATACTCTGCCATATTATTTGGAATAGAGAAGCCCTAAAGACCATAACAAGCATAAACTGTCCACATTCATTTGGATACTAATTTTGATCCCTCTCTGGGGGCTTTGTAACAGTGAGAAATGTATTGGGAAAACGTTTAATACAAATCATTGTGGATTGATTGGTGGAGTTTCTGTCAGTTGTTCTTCCAGTTGAGGGTCCAAATGCTGAAGAACAGCTCAGTGTAAGTCTAAATCCATTGGGGGGAGTGCTGGAACCATTTCAGTCTGATTGCATACCCGAGCCTAGATGCACTAAGATAAACTCTTCTTGTCCGAGAGAGAACTTATTATTTAGACATGATCCGTTCTCTCTATATGCCAGGGGCGACTGAATTTTTGATTGGCAGTACTGTCTGATATTTATCCTGTATAAACGTTGTACATGTACACATACTACTAACTATAACACTATTTGGATTCCATCTATTACAATGTATCCAGAATTGAACCCAGAGTCATGTCAGATGGTTGATTACAGACCAGTCAACACGCTGTGTTACCTGAGCTGTGGAGCAGTGAAATGTGCAACATCAACCATCAACATCAACCACCCACTTTTTCAACAAATCCTATTAAGTTGAAGATTTAGTCGAACGTAACCCCTTCAGCGATGTGACCATAATCATCctctcaaaggaaaaacaaatATCTTGTCTTatattgtttaatattgtttgcTGTAGGGaaacagagaacagacagcaggacGACAGAGGGCCGACCTCATTTGAACAGGGCCTTTAGTGTTTGGATTGGACGCCCCCCTAAGTTCTTCTGAGGGCGGCTGGATCTTTCACAACCATAGAGACAGAAACTGCACAGTAAGCACTATTAATATAAGGGCATGAAAAGGTTATCAATAAACATCACATTGGTAAGGTTTTAGAAGAACAAAGGGTATATATTTTACACAGTAGATATTCTATTTTGAAAAGTGCACCATATTCTATGATACCACACAATTTATTGTTGAAAGGACATCAAAATACATTTAAGAGCAAGCAGTAAGCATTATTATAAATTGGTCTTTATTGAACATGCTTTCATTATGAGCTGAATATTGGCTCATGGCTTACAAACTAACTGGGTTGACTGTACCCAAGGAATCATAGCATAGGTTCTATAGCACAAGATGCTGACAGGACAGTGGATCCACAAGGACAGAACAGGAGACACAATGAAAAAGCAGACCGTTGCTCCACAGTGACTCCATGTGGCTTGTCCTTAAGTCCTTGTTTATGCAGATGTTGTTTGTCAGGGTCCAGGTGGAAGGGTCAGCCAGTTTAAACCACCCCCGTCTCTTTCCACAACATCCTTCCATTGAGACAGACACTGTGGGGGTTGGACCCATGGAGGTGTTCTGTTTAATCCTGTGGTTGGACCCGATAAAAAGGACCAGTGTGTCCATCCATCCTGTCACAGTTCCTGGAACCACTTGGAGTCGTGATCATCCTCTCTGAGTTGTGCAGTTTGAGTGTTAACCTCAGTCTCCCTCCACGAGAAGATGCAGGCCTTTGCCGTTGCTGCCCTCTCCATCTGGCTGTGTCTGGGTGCCACCGCCCTGGCAGAGTCCCACGGCCCACAGCCCTGCAGTAAGGATCATCTGCTTTATATCTTGTTGAGGCTCATGTTTGCTGTGCACTGTATGGAAAACTGCTGTTACTTGTATGACTATTTTTGTTATATCGTCAAGGTTTATCAAATCAACAGTCTCTTCTAACTTAAAGTATACCTATATGTCTACACATGATCTCTGAGTTTGAAAATCTGTCTAACTGCCGACTTTGTCTTTTAGCATCACCTAATATGACTGGGGTCCTGACTGTGGTGAGTAGCCCTCTTGTCCATTAACCATTATCAATATCCAGTGTCATGTTAGGACAGGCTATATTGCATTATTTCTAAACCAAACCAGACTCTCAGTTCAGGCAACCCTGTTTTTATCCACTGATGTTTTCTCCTAAACACAGCTCTATTGGCACTGTTGGCTTAGTTTTTGCAGGTACAGAATTGGGTCATATTaatctctctatatatctttatctctctcttgatCTATTTTCTCTCTGGTTAAAACAGCTGGCCCTTACAGGAGGTGAAATCAAGGCAACTGGACATTACAGCTACGACTCTACGGACAAGAAGATACGTTTCACTGAAAGTGAGATGCACCTCAACAAGACTGAACATCTGGAGGACTACCTGATGCTATTTGAAGAGGTAACACTGACAACTGACAGAAACATATAAGGCAAGATTTCAACCCAATTGCAATTCAGAATAGCTGCTTTATAACATCACATGGCCTACATAACGGTTGCATAACCCACTTGTTACTATGGTTATGACACAGCATCATCATAACTGATGCTTCCTCcttctcatccatctctctcaggGGGTCTTCTATGACATTGACATGAAGAACCAGTCCTGTAAGAAGATGTCTCTGCACTCTCATGCTCACGCTCTTGACCTCCCCACTGGTGCAGCCCATCAGGTTGAGCTGTTTTTGGGGAGTGACACAGTTCAGGAGGAGAACATCAAAGTGAACATATGGACGGGATCCGTGCCAGAGACTAAGGGTGAGTATGATACACATTAGGAGTCAACCTGTCAATGTGATTTTTATTAATGAAGTATAATGTTGGAAGGCAATGGTGTAAACGTGGGTTTATATAGTGAAGCTGTTAGGATGTATCAAagcatctgtctgtctgcctgatcTCCAGGCCAGTATTTTGTGTCTACTACTGTGGGAGAATGTCTACCACTCAGCACTTTTTACTCAACTGATTCCATGACACTCCTCTTCAGGTGAGTGGCATACTTTTCATTTGTTTAATGCAGCTGTAGGGTCACTGAAACCTTCTTGTGCAATGGATAATAGCTGCTACTATCTGCCTATACTTTGGTATATCATAGTACTAGATGCATTTGAGGAATTTTGTTCTCTATGGTCTCCCACGGGAGAAACCAACGTCTTGACTGTTAGACCTAGAGGAAATGTCCTATTGGGCCGAAGATGACACTGATTTTGAAGTTGCAGGCAGGGCTACTATATCACAAGACAATGAGCCCGACTCATGTCCGCTACACTTGCATGCCCAAAACGTTCATGCTATTTTTCTCTTCTTCTCACAGCAATTCCGAAGTGGTCACTGAGGTGAAAGCCCCTGAAGTATTCAATCTGCCGTCTTTCTGTGAGGGTGTGGAGCTGGAGGAGGCTCCTGAGGGCCAGAAGAATGACTTCTTTAGTCTGTTCAACAGTGTCTAAGACAGTGGCACCAGGACCTCCagccccaaccaaccaaccaagagGGTGGCCAGCTAATCCTCCTAGATGTTTCTTTCCCTCTCATAACTACATTTGAGTGTTTCATTGCAATTTCTTCTCTTCTGTTAGACCAGATCTTTCTTTGATTCTTTGACTTTCTTTGATTATTCCTCTTTGAAGACATTGCATGAAGATTAATCAGACGAAAAAAGGAAAGTTCATGTCAAGTTGTCATGTTAATGTAATCTCTACGTTTGAACGGGATATAAGGGGATATAACGTTTGTAATTTACACTATTAATCTGTCACTTAAAGTTGCTAATGTGTAGGAGGTCTGCATAGGCAAATGAGATAATAAAAACTCAACATCTTTTCGAGTCtccaaatgtatttgttttattgaaaggggcggcaggtagcctagtggttagagcgttggactagtaactgaaaggttgcaaaatcgaatcaccgagctgacaaggtaaacatctgtccttctgcctctgaacaaggcagttaacccactgttcctaggctgtcattgaaaataagaatttgttcttaactgacttgcctagttaaataaaggtaaaatatatttaattgttTTACCAAAGTCTTCCTCAAAGACTAGAAAAGGCcatttcctaaagaaaatgtgtgCTTGATATTTTATTAAGATTTGAGAGAATTTGAAGTGAGCATAGTTTCAAAGGTTTGCAGCTTAAATGGCCAAGGAGCTGGACCATTTTGGATAGCTACCACTCTACTCCTATGGTTCTCATTCAAAGCCATGTTAATTTATGCAAATGCTTATAGTTCAAAAAGTATGAAGAGTATCAAAAATCTTTGGCAAGCAATCTAAATTGAGTCAGTCTGTATGTAGGTTTGGTGTTATTAGCTTAAACGGTTGAAGAGCGGTGCTAAATCTAAAATGTACAATTCTACCCAATAGAGCTTCTATGCCAATTTTAAATGGTTATAGTTCAAAAAGTATAAATAGTATCAAAAAGCCTTTGACAAACAATATAAGTTGGGTCAGTCTGAACATGTCAATGGTGGTCTGTTGTTGATAGCTTAAATGGTGTAAGAGGAGTTGCGTGCCCAAAGTTTCTCCAAGTAAATCTATGGCACTTTTATTGCAGTTGAAATGCATTGGAAGCTCATTTAAATATTGTTGTAGTACAAAAGGTGTAAATGCTATCAAACATTTTCTCAAGCAGTCTAAGTGGGGGCTGTCTGCACATTTAAAAGTTGGTTTCCTGTTTAGTTTAAATCGTTTGTACTAGAGTGGGCGGAATAATAATATGAGTATGTAAAAATTCTACAGTGGTCTTGCCTTCAGCAAGCACATTAAAtaactcaatctctctctctgaaactcTTTGTGTCTGTCAGTATTTTGGGGGGTAGGTTTACACAAATGTACTTCACATTTACACACAAGGTCACTCATGGCCTGCAGTAAATGGGATTTCAAATAACTTTCAAACTATTTCTTGTTAATAGAGGGATGGATACTGGAAAAAGTGATGCAGTCACGAGCCCCAAAACAAGCACGGAGACAGTAAACCTTATCTGGGGTGAGTTTCTGAGGGAGGCCAGCTACTGCCCGTGGTGCTGCACATGCCGTGCCGGGTCTAGGATAGTCCAACACACTGGGGCCCTTCAAACATTCTGAAACGTGTACCTGcccatcaacaccatcacacgAGCCGCTGCATGGCAACAGTTGCAGCAGTGGGAAAAACACTATTCTGTGTATCAAATAAAACTGTCAATGCAACGCTAAGAATTGACCTACCTAATTTATTTCTGGAGAAGAAAGATAACACTCAGTCAGTGCATGGCCTTGAGTGCATATAAGGCCGTGGCCCTATGCGAGGCACTAGCAGTCTGTCACTGCTCTTCCATTGTTAAAAGAAGGATCGCCTATAGGCCCCTCAAATTCAACTCTGGACATCGAAGCCAGTGCCACTGCTTTTTTTCATTGATCCCCTCTAAATCAGTGACTGCTTTAGACCTAGGACACCAGGTgtatgcaattaattatcagtgGAACAGGAACGTAAACGaacggtatcctttcagttgatcATACTAGTGCTACGCCTGTTGCTATGCCTGTCTactggaagttgatgctgttgccatgcaacctcttgctagatCATTAGCCTAAATAAAATATAGAAAATAgattgttagcataacaaatgactagctagacattttatgacttcgggtgtgttcgtaaatttaatctggagtgccagagtgcgctcataTATTCAGAGCGGTGTCATATTGTCCATTCTAAATTCTGAGGGTTGCCCACACTGACTGATCCGAGCATTCTGACCatcacaatggcagtcaagcacacAAGCTTACTGGATATCTACTTCCAGACACAgatgagagaacaactcactgaccattttatttgccctagcagagctggttaggctgttttcatgttatccagagggttGGTGACTGTAACAGTGCTGCTGTCAACAATTGAAAGAAGCTTTTTgccgacatttactgacaccggccatatgcctagttaaaaaatatatatatattttcaatggGTGTTGATGGTTCATATATTCTGCGCTGTCTGGCACACAGACGAgtatgctctgaaatcggagtagatagccagagagaagttatgtccattgagaacgcaccactataccacttagctaagaattacgtgaataatcaagtcaataaacgttgggtagttagttagataacatattgttaatatactggcaaattCGAtttattagtagccaactaaggAGGTAGCTACGTTAGCTAACATACTGGTacctactgctgtaatgatatgctatgcggtTCTTGCGGATAGCGTAGGCAAcacattgtcagccaacataaagTGTAGCATAACTTACTAAAAAAGTAATTACTTTCTTACATTGCTCCACATTTTCTTAACCtgtgtcataattagttaaagcaatacATTTGTATCCGCTGACGTCGGATTTCGGCTGCATATctccgccattttcttcaaatcagaaaacgttgtgaagccacgcccatttcggaagaattgcattatgggccccaaaagcacggaaatagtgtccactgcttgtatacttcgtattttcgcgaatgtagtacgacatccgggaacctTTGGCATACTAACTCTATCCATACTCAATTTACGTCACAAATAATAGgattagtatgagtattcgaacacagttaATGAGTCAGGCGTTATTGCATGCACTTTCTGCTAAGTAACATGTTTGTTATCTTAATTTGTCGAGATCTATATAGAAAATAATGTGAGTAAAAACTTGGACAACGCGCGGCTTGTTTTTTTATATAGTAGATACATTGTATTAACTGGATAACTATTCATTTTAAATTTGTTACACTGACTATTTCACATTGAACAATGGCGATTGCACACGTTGCAACAGAATACGTTTTCTCCGACTTTTTATTAAAGGATCCAACAGAGTCGAAGTACAAAGGGGTCCGTCTGGAGCTTGCGGTAGACAAAATAGTCACTTTCATCGCGGTTGGTCTCCCTTTGTTACTCATCTCCCTCGCGTTTGCCCAAGAGGTGTCAGTGGGTGAGTTGAATTACTGATAGACTAGTAGAACTAAAATTAAACTAACATGTTCAAATATATCGAATAAAAGCATCAGGGTCAAACAGAAATTGATAAAAATACTATTCTCCAGCCAATTGAATTGAGCAGTAACAGCAGAGCAGATTATCGGTTTCTCTCGACGCACAAACTCTGGCTTTCTGTTTTTGGTTTGAGCAGACCTCTGCAGTCAAGCACTGAATAAAAACCTACTTCAATTGTTTTAGTTAGTCTAAAACGAATGGATTTTTTGATTCTCATTAGATAAACTCGTAAACATGTCTAATCCCTGGGTCGTTCTTTGTCTGCTCCATAGACCCCATAATTGTAATTCATACCCCTGTCTGTCAACGGGAAACAGGCAAATTGCATTTCATTTGTTTCGCCCCGGAATATCCTGCCCTGTATTGGAGAATTCTTCATGTATTAGGAGAGCTGAGTTGCTTGTCCCTCAATATGCATTTGTAGTAACATTGTAGCCTTCTTGTATTGTCTTGAGTTCGAGATTAGGCCCACAGCGCCGCCTGCCCCTGTGAAGAAACCGTTACATTGTACATCTTTGAAAATGACTCCTCAACAGGGTTGCCAGGTTAAGTTAAATTTATAGCTCATTGACCATGAAACCCTGAAATGCCTGAAAACTAGACCCAATTTTTTTTCACAGCAAGAGGGGTGTTAGCATATTTATACAATAAACCCCTTTTCCATAACGTTATTGAGCCAATTAAGAAGGAAAATGATAGTAACCTTAGAAGCTAAATTCGGGTTTCTTCAAaagtaataaagacatttcaatatGTGGCAAGAGAAAAGATCATTTGCCCTTATTACTCTCGCCAGATCATTTTTCATCAATGGATGTCTATTTAACAAATGTAACTGCCATGCTTAAGCAATAGGGCCCAAGGTATATagccacagctaagggctgttcttaagcgtgACGCAACACGGAGTACCTGGATTTAGCCGtggtatttttattttacttttatttaactaggcaagtcagttaagaacaaattcttatttacaataacggtcagctcagggattcaatctagcaacctttcggttacaggcccaacgctctaaccactaggctacctgctgccgcaTATTGGCCACATACCCAAACCCCAAGTGTGCCTTattgatattataaactgggtagcaacgtaattagaacagtaaaaagtcATGTTTTGTTatacctgtggtatatggtctgatataccacggctttcatcCAATCAaaattcagggcttgaaccaggtttataattgtaaataaatccccATTGCACATgtgcataactatagataaatccGACAGGAGAGTTTGAGTGATGAAAGTTGGACAGAGGATCTCAATCTCTGAGTATAAAACACTAATGCTAGGTTATTTTCTGGCAATTGTGCTATTATTATGTGCCAGATGTTGAGACTACAAACCGTTATAAATGGCCCATTTGCGAGATTGACTTGTCATTTCAATAGGCATAGGCTACAGACTAAAATCTGGTTTATGATTGTCATTCAATTTTGCCATGGTTTGCTTGGATAAAGGCAGGAATCCTATCGGCCTACATctaatttcagatagtttacattagCCTAGAGAAGATGTAGACAAGATGTAAACGGAACAATTTAGCAGCTTGCTTAGTTCAAATTAACAGACTAAATTATTCAACATGAATAGCGAGGTGATTTCGAAGGTAAGTGTTTCCCAATAGCCTGCTGGAATAGGCTACTGAGGATGGGGTCATCATTTCAATCACTGAATTAAATATGAATAATATGTATATGAACTGAATATGCTTGTCAACAACAGCCAGTGTttattttcttgaatttgttttaCCTGTAGCCTAATCTGACCACTGTTACATCAATCTAATCCGTTCTAACATCTGATTGGCAACTGCGATAGAGTTTTGATCATTTCCAATTGAATTAACTAAACATGTCcattaataattgcataataacacaagtctacaacaacaataaactgAAGTTTATAGGCTATTTATTCAATTGGTTTGTCAGGTAGGTTACACAAGTAGCACACCACTCAGTCACACCGCAACAGCCTGCCGCACTGCCAGACAGTCAGCACCaggtcacagtgaaatgttttttaAGAGAAATGCCATGACGGCCACAGTGCAACTTAAAAGTAGACCAAAGACGCGCAACCCgcgaccaatacattttcacctGAGACATGGTTTTAGCCCAATttgtacaaaaacaacaaacatggCAACACTGCTCTACAACCTCACATAATCCACTCCCCTCTGCTGTTATATTTTATCCTTAAAAGGTATTCATATGGAATAGTGACTGAATAGAGGTAGCATAGGTAATGAAACAGGTTTGTGGCAGAAAGATCATTTGATTCATAAAATCACGTGGGAAaataatttcaaatcaaatttatttataaagcctttctaacatcagctgatatctcaaagtgctgtacagaaacccagcctaaaaccccaaacagcaagcaatgcaggtgtagaagcacggtggctaagaaaaactccctagaaaggccagaacctaggaagaaacctagagaggaaccaggctatgaggggtggccagtcctcttctggctgtgccgggtggagattataacagaacatggccaagatgttcaaatgttcatagatgaccagcagggtcaaataataataatcacagtggttgtcaagggtgcaacaggtcagcacctcaggagtaaatggcagttggcttttcatagccgatcattcagagtatctctaccgctcctgctgtctc encodes the following:
- the epd gene encoding ependymin precursor; its protein translation is MQAFAVAALSIWLCLGATALAESHGPQPCTSPNMTGVLTVLALTGGEIKATGHYSYDSTDKKIRFTESEMHLNKTEHLEDYLMLFEEGVFYDIDMKNQSCKKMSLHSHAHALDLPTGAAHQVELFLGSDTVQEENIKVNIWTGSVPETKGQYFVSTTVGECLPLSTFYSTDSMTLLFSNSEVVTEVKAPEVFNLPSFCEGVELEEAPEGQKNDFFSLFNSV